A single Phragmites australis chromosome 4, lpPhrAust1.1, whole genome shotgun sequence DNA region contains:
- the LOC133916032 gene encoding probable polyamine transporter At3g13620, producing the protein MARETHLGADADAVAAPKAKNPDAGDPGALPAPDGGHGGTGGRNKLSLVPLIFLIFFEVAGGPYGAEPAVQSAGPLYALLGFLIFPFIWAIPEALVTAELSTAMPGNGGFVLWADRAFGPFSGSLMGTWKYVSGAINGAAFPALCADYLARVVPAVAGGGPRVATIVSFNVALSFLNYTGLTVVGWTAVGLGLASLSPFLLMSGIALPKIRPHRWGGVAGEKDWKLFFNTLFWNLNYWDSVSTMAGEVEQPGKTLPKALVSAVCMTSLGYLLPLMAATGAIDVPSENWGNGFFADAAGMIAGRWLKYWIEVGAVLSSIGLYSATLSSAAFQLLGMADLGLLPRAFAVRAPVFNTPWVSIVVTSAITLGMSFFSFNNIVAAANFLYSLGMLLEFAAFIWLRIKSPDLSRPYRVPTRLPGAVALCLVPSAFLVFVMAIAGWKVYAISAAFTAAGVGVYYLMRFCKARGCLKFSPGDEVMAYHRQDSRNGHV; encoded by the exons ATGGCTCGCGAAACCCATCTcggcgccgacgccgacgccgtcgccgcgcccaaGGCCAAGAACCCCGATGCCGGCGACCCGGGGGCCCTGCCGGCGCCGGACGGCGGCCATGGAGGGACGGGCGGCCGCAACAAGCTGTCCCTGGTGCCGctcatcttcctcatcttcttcgAGGTCGCGGGGGGACCCTACGGCGCCGAGCCGGCGGTGCAGTCCGCGGGTCCCCTCTACGCGCTGCTTGGCTTCCTCATCTTCCCCTTCATCTGGGCCATCCCGGAGGCGCTCGTCACCGCCGAGCTCTCCACCGCCATGCCGGGCAACGGCGGCTTCGTCCTCTGGGCCGACCGCGCCTTCGGGCCCTTCTCGGGCTCCCTCATGGGCACCTGGAAGTACGTGTCGGGCGCCATCAACGGCGCCGCCTTCCCCGCGCTCTGCGCCGACTACCTCGCGCGCGTCGTGCCGGCCGTCGCGGGGGGCGGGCCCCGCGTCGCCACCATCGTGTCTTTCAACGTTGCGCTCTCGTTCCTCAACTACACGGGCCTCACCGTCGTGGGATGGACTGCCGTCGGGCTCGGCCTCGCCTCGCTCTCGCCTTTCCTACTCATGTCCGGCATCGCGCTGCCCAAGATCCGCCCGCACCGCTGGGGCGGCGTCGCCGGGGAGAAGGACTGGAAGCTCTTCTTCAACACCCTGTTCTGGAACCTCAACTACTGGGACAGCGTCAGCACCATGGCCGGCGAGGTGGAGCAGCCCGGCAAGACGCTCCCCAAGGCGCTAGTGTCCGCCGTGTGCATGACGTCGCTCGGGTACCTGCTGCCGCTCATGGCTGCCACCGGCGCCATCGACGTGCCGTCGGAGAACTGGGGGAACGGATTCTTCGCCGACGCCGCAG GCATGATCGCGGGCCGGTGGCTCAAGTACTGGATCGAGGTGGGCGCGGTGCTGTCCTCCATCGGCCTCTACTCGGCGACGCTGAGCAGCGCAGCGTTCCAGCTGCTGGGCATGGCCGACCTGGGCCTCCTCCCGCGCGCCTTCGCCGTGCGCGCTCCGGTCTTCAACACCCCCTGGGTCAGCATCGTGGTCACCAGCGCCATCACCCTGGGCATGTCATTCTTCAGCTTCAACAACATCGTGGCCGCCGCCAACTTCCTCTACAGCCTCGGCATGCTCCTCGAGTTCGCCGCCTTCATCTGGCTCCGCATCAAGAGCCCGGACCTGTCGCGCCCGTACCGCGTGCCGACGCGCCTGCCCGGCGCCGTTGCGCTGTGCCTCGTGCCCTCGGCGTTCCTCGTCTTCGTCATGGCCATCGCAGGGTGGAAGGTGTACGCCATCAGCGCGGCCTTCACCGCGGCCGGGGTCGGGGTGTACTACCTCATGCGGTTCTGCAAGGCCAGGGGTTGCCTCAAGTTCAGCCCCGGCGACGAGGTGATGGCGTACCATCGCCAGGACAGCAGAAATGGCCATGTCTGA